The DNA segment CTTGTCCTTCTTCGCTCTTCTAACTTCAACAAAGAGGTATTCACTCCCGTCTTCCCTTGTTTTTAGGTAATCCTCAATTTCCTTTAAAAGGAAGTCTGGTATAGGTACAATTCTATCTTTAGCCCCCTTGCCACCTCTTACGATTAAAATCCCTCGTTTGAAGTCCACATCCTCTATTTTAAGATTGCACACTTCGCTTACCCGTAATCCAGTTCCATAAAGCAGCAGAATTATAAGCCTATCCCTCTTTCTTGTGGGTGGAACGGCCTTTATGAGCTTCTTCACGTCTTCTCTTGTTAGGCTCTTTGGCAAGCTCCGGGGTACTTTTGGGGATTTCAATCGCTCCGCTTCTTCTTCCAACCCCTCAAACCTAAAGTACGCCTTTAGTGCTTGAACCACAAGGTTGAGGCTTTTGTTTGAGTACCCGTTTTGTTTAAGTTTTGCCAAGAACCGGAGTGCAGAGCGGTAGCTCGGAGTTCTAGTCTCTTTTAAGAAGCGGTCTACATAGTAGGTGTACATTCTGATGGTCTGGGGACTTTTTCCCTCGAGTTCAAGATACGTTTTGAATTCTTCTATAACGTCCATACAAACCACAAAAATAAATTTTAAAGGTTCAGAAGTTCTCGAATTCAGCTA comes from the Thermococcus alcaliphilus genome and includes:
- the xerA gene encoding site-specific tyrosine recombinase/integron integrase codes for the protein MDVIEEFKTYLELEGKSPQTIRMYTYYVDRFLKETRTPSYRSALRFLAKLKQNGYSNKSLNLVVQALKAYFRFEGLEEEAERLKSPKVPRSLPKSLTREDVKKLIKAVPPTRKRDRLIILLLYGTGLRVSEVCNLKIEDVDFKRGILIVRGGKGAKDRIVPIPDFLLKEIEDYLKTREDGSEYLFVEVRRAKKDKISPKTVWYLLKKYGSKAGVKVTPHMLRHSFATHMLEKGVDIRVIQEILGHSNLSTTQIYTKVTVEHLKKAQEKAKLVDEIMKE